A genome region from Alkalimarinus coralli includes the following:
- the rpoS gene encoding RNA polymerase sigma factor RpoS, whose protein sequence is MSAEREEYIEDIAFENDAKASHASKRDEDSVVTPIDRKRAGKYTAESKNYRQLDATQIYLNEIGFSPLLTPEEEVYYARLAQKGDEAGRKRMIESNLRLVVKIARRYVNRGLTLLDLIEEGNLGLIRAVEKFDPERGFRFSTYATWWIRQTIERAIMNQTRTIRLPIHVVKELNLYLRAARELTQKLDHEPTAEEIADLLDKPVEDVKRMLGLNERITSVDTPVGGNGDKCLLDTVADEAASDPAELLQDSNLRGSIDTWLDQLSGKQQEVLARRFGLRGYQMSTLEEVGREIGLTRERVRQIQVEALKRLRDILEKQGLTGETLFK, encoded by the coding sequence ATGTCAGCTGAAAGAGAAGAATACATCGAAGATATAGCGTTTGAGAATGATGCTAAAGCATCACATGCTTCCAAGCGTGATGAAGACAGTGTTGTAACGCCTATTGACCGAAAGAGAGCGGGAAAATACACCGCTGAATCTAAAAATTACCGTCAATTAGACGCTACTCAAATCTACTTAAATGAAATCGGATTTTCACCACTCTTAACACCGGAAGAAGAAGTTTACTACGCTCGACTTGCCCAGAAAGGGGATGAGGCTGGTCGTAAGCGAATGATTGAATCCAATCTTCGCCTTGTTGTTAAGATCGCACGCCGGTACGTTAACCGCGGGCTTACACTTCTTGACTTAATCGAAGAAGGTAATCTCGGATTGATTCGTGCCGTTGAAAAATTTGACCCTGAAAGAGGGTTCCGCTTTTCGACCTACGCGACTTGGTGGATAAGACAGACTATTGAACGTGCGATTATGAACCAGACCCGCACGATTCGCCTCCCCATTCATGTTGTTAAAGAACTGAACCTCTATTTGAGGGCAGCAAGAGAGCTCACTCAAAAACTGGATCATGAGCCTACCGCAGAAGAAATTGCAGACTTGCTCGACAAGCCAGTTGAAGACGTTAAGCGCATGTTGGGCCTTAACGAGAGAATTACATCTGTCGATACCCCTGTTGGAGGTAATGGCGATAAATGCTTGCTCGACACTGTTGCTGACGAAGCAGCATCAGACCCTGCCGAGCTACTTCAGGATAGCAATTTAAGAGGCAGTATTGATACCTGGTTAGATCAGCTATCTGGCAAGCAGCAAGAAGTATTGGCTCGCCGTTTTGGGCTTCGAGGCTACCAGATGAGCACGCTGGAAGAGGTTGGCAGAGAGATCGGTTTGACCCGCGAGCGTGTTAGACAGATTCAGGTGGAAGCACTAAAACGGCTTAGAGATATTCTTGAGAAACAAGGGTTAACTGGCGAAACACTATTTAAATAG
- a CDS encoding peptidoglycan DD-metalloendopeptidase family protein, producing MYLLETTKIYSPLAAGFQRLAALSFRYLSYFFIAISLSACNSSGIYQDKNFNPPVYFGSHKVTKGDTMYSIAWRYGRDYKELADANKIPPPYVIAIGQRIRLDLKGSVPKAKKKSRVATHKKTTPRKKPTKSKPTVTAKKNTRVSTKSKTVKGVNWHWPHLGQIIARYSSTGNNNKGIDIAGNLGDSVFSAARGEVVYAGSGLLGYGKLIIINHNQHYLSAYAHNDQILVKEGQKIKQGQKIAEMGNTGTNRTKLHFEIRRDGKPVNPLNYLPKR from the coding sequence GTGTATTTACTTGAAACGACTAAAATTTACTCACCTTTAGCGGCTGGTTTTCAGCGATTAGCCGCTTTGTCGTTTCGGTATTTGTCTTATTTCTTCATTGCCATTTCTTTATCTGCTTGTAATTCAAGTGGAATTTATCAAGATAAAAACTTTAATCCTCCTGTTTATTTTGGCTCCCATAAGGTTACCAAAGGCGACACAATGTATTCGATTGCATGGCGCTACGGCAGAGATTATAAGGAATTAGCCGATGCTAACAAAATTCCACCACCTTATGTGATTGCCATTGGGCAGCGTATTAGGCTTGATCTAAAAGGCTCTGTTCCGAAGGCTAAGAAAAAAAGTAGAGTGGCTACTCATAAAAAAACCACACCCCGCAAAAAGCCTACAAAAAGTAAGCCTACTGTTACAGCAAAAAAGAATACTCGTGTTAGCACAAAATCAAAGACCGTCAAGGGCGTAAATTGGCACTGGCCTCATCTTGGCCAAATTATTGCAAGATACTCTTCTACCGGGAATAACAATAAAGGTATCGATATTGCCGGTAATTTGGGTGACTCAGTATTTTCAGCTGCCAGAGGTGAAGTGGTATATGCAGGAAGTGGGTTACTTGGGTATGGAAAGTTGATAATTATAAATCATAACCAGCATTACCTGAGTGCTTACGCGCATAACGATCAAATCCTCGTAAAAGAAGGTCAAAAGATAAAACAAGGCCAGAAAATAGCTGAAATGGGGAATACTGGTACTAACCGGACAAAGCTTCATTTCGAAATAAGAAGAGATGGAAAACCGGTTAACCCATTGAACTATTTACCGAAACGGTAA
- a CDS encoding DUF368 domain-containing protein, which translates to MNQSKVLLFFKGAAMGAADIVPGVSGGTIAFITGIYEQLINSIQSVSWKTVSILKEQGVVAAWNSINGWFLLTLFSGILFSVFTLAKLISYLLVAYPEMLWSFFFGLVVASVWHVSQQIKEWRWINALPILLGILVAWGLSSAAPAQIEATTLNIFLSGCLAICAMILPGISGSFILLLLGMYSVILGAVKSLDIAVLAVFASGCVVGLLTIANMLAWAFRRFHDYTLLVLTGFMIGALDKVWPWKETISFRLNSHGEQVPLIQNNVMPGSYEVLTGQSSELGWALASAACGILIVLLLEQMGRSRH; encoded by the coding sequence TTGAATCAATCTAAAGTGCTTCTATTTTTTAAAGGTGCGGCAATGGGAGCTGCGGATATTGTTCCTGGGGTGTCAGGAGGAACAATTGCCTTTATCACCGGTATCTACGAACAGCTAATCAACTCTATTCAGTCAGTTTCCTGGAAAACAGTTTCGATATTAAAAGAGCAGGGGGTTGTGGCTGCCTGGAACTCTATTAATGGTTGGTTTTTACTCACGCTATTTTCAGGAATATTGTTTAGTGTTTTTACGCTGGCAAAACTCATAAGCTATTTACTGGTGGCCTACCCTGAAATGTTATGGTCATTCTTCTTTGGGCTGGTTGTCGCCTCAGTTTGGCATGTGAGTCAGCAAATCAAAGAGTGGCGCTGGATTAATGCGCTGCCTATTCTGCTGGGTATTCTGGTTGCCTGGGGGTTAAGTAGCGCGGCACCCGCACAAATTGAAGCCACAACCCTGAATATATTTCTCTCTGGCTGTTTAGCCATCTGTGCAATGATTTTGCCGGGTATATCGGGCAGTTTTATATTATTGCTACTGGGAATGTATAGCGTGATTTTGGGCGCGGTTAAGTCACTGGATATTGCCGTGTTGGCGGTCTTTGCCAGTGGTTGTGTCGTTGGGTTGCTAACAATTGCCAACATGCTGGCATGGGCCTTTAGGCGTTTTCATGACTACACCTTATTAGTATTGACGGGCTTTATGATTGGCGCATTGGATAAAGTATGGCCTTGGAAAGAGACTATCAGCTTCAGGTTGAACAGTCATGGTGAGCAAGTGCCACTTATTCAAAACAATGTTATGCCTGGTAGCTACGAAGTACTGACTGGGCAATCTTCTGAGCTGGGCTGGGCGTTGGCCTCTGCTGCATGTGGTATTTTGATTGTTCTGCTATTGGAACAGATGGGGCGTAGTCGACACTAA
- a CDS encoding protein-L-isoaspartate(D-aspartate) O-methyltransferase, which yields MTSMRTRMRLVQRLRDEGIDDEDVLDVMANTPRHIFVDEALAHRAYEDTALPIGHNQTLSQPYIVARMTQVLLQSKPSRVLELGTGSGFQTAVLAQLVNEVFSVERIRPLQEKAKARFRQLGLRNVHTRHADGGMGWPSSAPFDGIIVTAAPSEIPKDLLGQLADGGRLVIPVGGDTQELTVVTRKGNSFDYKVIEPVYFVPLLGGVIR from the coding sequence ATGACCTCTATGCGCACGAGAATGCGCTTAGTTCAACGACTTAGGGATGAAGGCATTGATGATGAAGATGTTCTGGATGTGATGGCCAATACGCCACGGCATATTTTCGTTGATGAGGCGCTTGCCCATAGAGCATACGAAGATACCGCATTGCCGATAGGTCACAACCAGACCTTATCACAACCTTATATTGTCGCCAGAATGACACAGGTTTTGTTGCAGTCAAAACCTTCAAGGGTGTTGGAGTTGGGTACTGGGTCAGGTTTTCAGACGGCGGTATTGGCTCAGTTGGTAAATGAAGTGTTTAGTGTAGAAAGAATCAGGCCGCTTCAAGAGAAAGCAAAAGCGCGGTTTAGGCAACTGGGGCTACGAAACGTGCATACCCGTCATGCTGATGGAGGGATGGGTTGGCCAAGCTCAGCGCCATTCGACGGAATTATTGTGACGGCGGCGCCAAGTGAGATACCTAAAGACTTGCTGGGCCAGCTTGCAGATGGTGGCAGATTGGTGATTCCTGTGGGCGGAGATACACAGGAGCTTACTGTCGTCACCCGCAAAGGGAATAGCTTCGATTATAAAGTGATTGAACCGGTCTATTTTGTTCCACTTCTGGGTGGTGTTATTCGTTAG
- the surE gene encoding 5'/3'-nucleotidase SurE gives MNLLISNDDGVNAPGIIALARELSQVATVRVSAPDRDHSGASNSLTLDRPLRPTFLENGFACIDGTPTDCVHLGVTSLFDLEFERVVSGINSHANLGDDVIYSGTVAAATEGRFLAEPAIAVSLVNAGNHHYDSAAKVISTLLTELDHLSVGPRTILNINVPDRPYEDIKGFQVTRLGHRARGGEPEMMVDPRGKDRYWIAAAGEGDDAGEGTDFHAVANGYVSITPIHIDMTRYDAISDVNRWLEGMK, from the coding sequence ATGAACTTATTAATTTCAAATGATGATGGCGTAAATGCCCCTGGTATTATTGCTCTTGCGAGGGAGCTAAGCCAGGTTGCAACGGTCAGGGTCTCTGCACCCGACCGGGATCATAGTGGCGCGAGTAACTCGTTGACTCTGGATCGACCATTGCGCCCCACCTTTCTAGAAAACGGATTTGCCTGTATTGATGGAACGCCCACTGATTGCGTTCATCTTGGTGTCACAAGTTTGTTTGATCTTGAATTCGAACGGGTTGTATCAGGCATTAACAGCCATGCAAACCTTGGTGATGATGTTATTTATTCAGGCACAGTTGCGGCAGCAACAGAAGGACGCTTTCTGGCTGAGCCTGCAATAGCGGTGTCGTTGGTTAATGCGGGAAACCACCATTACGATTCTGCGGCCAAAGTTATTTCTACGCTGCTAACCGAGCTTGACCATTTGTCAGTGGGCCCGAGAACCATTTTAAATATTAATGTACCGGATAGACCTTATGAAGATATTAAAGGGTTCCAGGTTACTCGTTTAGGGCACAGAGCAAGGGGCGGTGAACCAGAGATGATGGTTGACCCAAGAGGCAAGGATCGATACTGGATCGCAGCGGCCGGGGAGGGCGATGACGCTGGAGAAGGAACGGATTTTCATGCGGTCGCAAACGGTTATGTCTCGATAACACCAATACATATAGATATGACAAGATATGATGCAATCAGTGATGTGAATCGCTGGCTTGAGGGGATGAAGTGA
- the truD gene encoding tRNA pseudouridine(13) synthase TruD has product MKFDLSFPRANSDVSCQGIIRTRDEDFFVEEMMNLSLTGEGEHVWIFAEKRGENSDFIARKIAKFAGVREMDVGLSGLKDRHAVTRQWFSVYLGNLSEPDWRLLNDENLQIISHQRHSHKLRRGQHYANRFSLRIRQLQGDLARLEQSLQVVSQRGFPNYFGEQRFGRGGGNVEKAASMFERRIKATKSKRGLYLSAARSFLFNKVLAERVKNNSWLEAPLNGPLYGELPREYVGQGECDYIGCSKLEQAVFAEYPELTKGLYANRLKMEERPLSIVPENMAWRLLENVLELDFLLPAGSFATSLLSEVVNYSVFERTY; this is encoded by the coding sequence GTGAAGTTTGATCTTTCGTTCCCCAGGGCTAATAGCGATGTCTCTTGCCAGGGTATTATTAGAACTCGCGATGAGGATTTTTTCGTCGAAGAGATGATGAACCTCAGCCTTACGGGAGAAGGGGAGCACGTTTGGATATTTGCCGAAAAACGTGGTGAAAATAGCGACTTTATTGCCCGTAAAATCGCCAAGTTTGCTGGTGTTCGAGAGATGGATGTTGGCTTAAGCGGGCTAAAAGACCGACATGCGGTGACCCGGCAATGGTTTAGTGTTTATTTAGGCAATCTTTCTGAACCTGACTGGCGACTATTGAATGATGAGAACCTTCAGATTATATCTCATCAGAGGCACAGCCATAAACTGCGCAGAGGGCAGCATTATGCCAACCGCTTTTCTTTGCGCATTCGCCAATTACAGGGAGACTTGGCAAGGCTTGAGCAGTCGCTACAGGTGGTTAGCCAGCGGGGCTTTCCAAACTACTTTGGTGAACAACGGTTTGGCAGAGGGGGAGGGAATGTAGAAAAAGCTGCCTCTATGTTTGAGCGGCGAATTAAAGCAACAAAAAGTAAACGGGGCTTATACTTGTCTGCTGCTCGTTCATTTTTATTCAATAAAGTACTGGCAGAACGGGTCAAGAATAATAGTTGGCTGGAGGCGCCTTTGAATGGGCCTCTATATGGAGAGTTGCCCCGAGAGTACGTTGGCCAAGGAGAGTGTGACTACATCGGTTGTAGCAAGTTAGAGCAGGCGGTGTTCGCAGAGTATCCCGAGCTTACTAAAGGTTTGTATGCAAACCGCTTGAAAATGGAAGAACGCCCCCTTTCAATTGTTCCTGAAAACATGGCGTGGCGATTGTTAGAAAATGTTCTTGAACTTGATTTTTTGTTACCAGCAGGTTCATTTGCTACATCATTGCTATCCGAAGTAGTAAACTACAGCGTTTTTGAGCGAACATACTAA
- the ispF gene encoding 2-C-methyl-D-erythritol 2,4-cyclodiphosphate synthase, translating to MSLPVIRVGQGYDVHAFEDGDYIILGGETIPYSQGLKAHSDGDVLLHALCDALLGAVALGDIGHHFPDTDEQWSGADSRVLLRAVRELVQPYQISNVDCTIVAQAPKMAPYIKAMRENIADDLLLEMDAVSVKATTTEHLGFTGRKEGIACFATCLIVKP from the coding sequence ATGAGTTTACCTGTAATTAGAGTCGGGCAAGGATACGATGTTCATGCCTTTGAAGATGGCGATTATATCATCCTTGGAGGGGAAACTATCCCTTATTCTCAGGGGCTTAAGGCGCACTCAGATGGAGATGTATTGCTTCACGCACTTTGTGATGCGTTATTAGGGGCCGTTGCGCTTGGAGATATCGGCCATCACTTCCCGGACACGGATGAACAGTGGTCTGGCGCAGACAGCCGGGTGTTGTTACGAGCGGTGCGAGAGCTCGTGCAGCCTTATCAAATTTCTAACGTCGATTGTACGATTGTAGCTCAAGCGCCCAAAATGGCACCATATATTAAGGCGATGAGAGAAAATATCGCTGACGACTTACTGCTCGAGATGGATGCGGTAAGTGTTAAGGCTACAACCACAGAGCACCTGGGATTTACAGGTCGAAAAGAAGGCATTGCATGTTTCGCGACATGTTTGATTGTCAAACCATGA